In the genome of Rissa tridactyla isolate bRisTri1 chromosome Z, bRisTri1.patW.cur.20221130, whole genome shotgun sequence, the window TTGTTATAATATATTACAGCTGACTTGCAGCCTATGTTTTTGTATGGACTTTTTTAGAAGGCACGTAAGATTTGAAGTGAATAGACCTTACAGCAAGTGAGCTTGGGTATAGTTTTTACAGCAGCTTATAGATAGTTATGTTCCAAACTCTCTTCAGAAGTCTTAAAGTTGCCCATGgctggtttttttgccttttagtaCAAGGTTGGAAATTCTGTTCTTGTCATACTCTTGTGATTGTAGACTAACGTGCTCAGACAACCTTTTTATTTGGTTATCACATCTGAATATAAGTAGCTGTGTGATGACttataatctgaaaataaaaaagtatgttTAATATAGTTGTATGGTAGTAAACACTTTAATTACAGTGTCAGTTTTAAGGCAAGAATTTGTTAGTAAATTTTTTTATACCTGAGGAAgtgtatggaaaatattttagaatgcAAGCTATTCAACAGAACTTTTGCTGACAGAGTTTCCAGGAGTTTTCATTCCCGTGTTtaactttttttgcctttagCTGCAGATTTAGGCAGCCTTAAGTCAGGGTTAATGTAGTAACTGATTTGgtgattttgtgttttctttgtatgGGTTACTGGTTAAGTAGAGAACTACTGTATTACATTGATGATGGTGTGCGTGTTACCAGCATGTGTTTATTGACTATAGAGACTTTTAATGTTTGTTATGCAAGCATGCATTCAGATTACAGCTCACTCTTGCAGCTCTCTGGTCAACATAGTCTGTTAGAGACATTAAGCAAAGCTTGAAATATGCTGGTGGTGGtgttactgaattttaaaattggcCGGTGAAATGCTTTGAATGCCTGACCttgactttttaaatttgttttataaCTGCAAATTATTATTGGGAATTTTCATGGCACTGTCACCATATAAGTTGAGATGGGTGTGGGGAAGGCAAAGAGGCAAGAGTCACTTCTCCTTATGAGAAAAGGTTGCACATTGCCTCTGCTGTAAGATTTTAATGATGTTGCAAGGCTTCAGATTTTACAAATTAGCTAAAAATTATGTTTAGATGGAGGGCTATTGTAGTACTTTGTTATGTGAAGTTTGAGATTTTTATGTAGAATGTAGCCACAGCTAAATGTCATGGCTCTTCTTCCAAACCTTTTTAGAGGACTGGCAAATAAGTCTGTACTATTCCATTAATGGCCTCCTGTACCCACTCCTCTTTATTACAGAGGTAGAGGGGTGTGAACAGCATGTCTCTGAATGATCAGTATAGAATTAGCTTAGTAAAAACCTGTGATCTTTAGATGCTTAAGTCTGTGGAGATGAAAGCAGCAGCTGTTCATTTAAATTAAACTCAGGTTGTCTGAAGTTTGACATCTATATTTAATACGGGTAAAAAGGACATACATGTTCCTACATAGGCTTTAATTCAAGACATAATTTTTTGAAATTGAGAGTTGTTTTGTCCACAAAACTTAACGTATGCCTTATGTGGCTTGGTTCCTGGGCAGTCAAGGTactaaaataaagacatttctatTATTTTAGTAGTTTTCGAATCACTGTGTGTGCTAATCTGACAGTATCAGGGAATGAATATAAAGCTTTCTAGACAAATGACTGAACTTTTCAGCTGTAGTCTTCTAAGTGTTAGTTTCATGTGGATTTGTCATTAATATTCTTTATTGTTTATAACTGCATTATGTTAGAAGTATTAGCGTCCAGCCAGTTTTCTGACTTCTGCCAGTTAACTCAAAAGGTATTGCAGGTATTTATATGGCCAGGCAGCAACACATTCCCTTAGTGCTAGCATGTGGCAGATGGGCAACTGGAGTAGGAGGGTTCAGATTAGTAGTTACAGTGTGCCAAAAAGGAGCTTAGTTTTACCTGTGCCTAGACATCTTGTGTCAGATTTTACCGAAACATTATGATAGTGCAAGGAAGTATACAATaacactttctgcttttttttgtagGTTTATATATCTTCTAATATAGGACAGTTATTTCCCTGGAGAAATCTAGTGCTCTGGGTCTGTAGGGGAACTTagatttgcttgttttgctttctaaacAGAGGTTGTCTGGATTACTATGTAGAAGTATTTTGGGAGAATAAGTGTTCTTCAAATATGTAAGACTACCGGATGGGAGATGTCTATTTGGAATAAAAATTGAGTATTTTGAGTTTTCTTATATTCATTTGTTAATGCTGTGTTGATAATTCTATGGCCTCTGACTATTATCAAAATTTGGCTATGGTTTAAGAAAGGTGATCTAAGGAAAAAGTCACAAGCTTCAGTTACCTAAGGCTTCAATTACCTAAAACTGTGCTCATTCTTCAGTTTTATGCCTATGATAACAGACAAGGGTAAACTcgcagtttttcttttcttctaaggATTCTGCAGCATCTTAGAATTGTGGAATAAATGTTCTCTGATGCACTGCTCTCTAAAACCTCATGCTTCTTGCAGACATGCAAAGCTTGCCTTATATCAAGGGAAAGACTGCTGCAGTGCAGTTGGAGGGGTGGGGTTGTGTGCACTGCAACACAGAAGTAGAACTTTATATGTTAGGTTGATTTGTAGATGACTGCAGAGTAATTACAGTCCTGAGGATTAGAGTTTGAAGAACTACTTAAGTTTTAATTCTTaacttttcttttgcaaagggTACTGCCCGCAGAAAGAAGAAGGTTGTTCACCGAACAGCTACAGCAGATGACAagaaacttcagttttctttgaagaaacTGGGAGTCAACAATATTTCTGGAATTGAAGAggtaattgctttaaaaaaaaaagtacttttctgtatagaaatataaaatgtatcaaaataattttcctggtAAGTAACATCCTAAATTCGTCTGTAAATTAACGGTAGGTCTTTACTGAGCTTTAAGAACTTGAAAAATCTTGCTAAACTGCTTCTaacattggatttttttcttgcaggtaAACATGTTTACCAACCAAGGAACAGTCATTCACTTCAATAACCCTAAAGTTCAGGCATCTCTGGCTGCTAACACTTTCACTATCACCGGCCATGCTGAGACAAAGCAGCTGACAGAAATGCTTCCTAGCATCTTAAACCAGCTTGGAGCTGACAGTCTGACCAGCCTGAGGAGACTGGCAGAAGCCCTACCCAAGCAACGTAAGTTGAAACTTGAATGCATTTCATGCTGACAGCTGACATGCTTATTTGCGTAGCAGCAGTGAAATTCAGTGCACTCTTGCTGTCTGCGAGTGTATTATAAAATGCTTATAAAGATCTTAGATCTTATTTATAGCTCAAATCCAATGGTGAGTGTAACTGAATAAAGCAGAGCCACCTGTTAGCGTATCTTGCAGCTGGTCTAGGACTGTAAAGCTGTAGCCAGACTTGATTTCATGATTGTTGACTTCTTCATGTGGCTACCGTATTATGACATACCTTGTTCATTAAAGCTAGGTAGATGAGTTACTCTGTAAGACTTAggttttagaaaaagataaatttgGAGTGTGTATCCATTCAAAGTGTCAAAACAGACATAAGTAATGTGGAAAGGGGCTGGAGAACAGCTATCTTGCAACTGCTTTACCGCCTCACAGGTATCGTGAAGGTATTTcttgcatgggtttttttgttaactaGGAGGGAATTACACAGTATTTGCAAGGAAGTATGTTGACAATTTCTTTGTGTGTAGAACAGTGTAGAGAACAGGACTGGCATGACCACTAAGTTAGGTACACCAGCTTCCTACTCCATCCTTATATTAGTAAAAGAACATGAACACTTGTTCTTCCTAAAACTATGTGGGAAAAGTAGAGGAGGGACTTAAGTATGTGGTGTTTGGGAAAGATACTGCTGTTACAGGGTGAGAATTAGAGTGAAAGATAGGCTTGTTGACACTGGGAACATTGCTCGTGTCCTGCCTGTGCAGTCATCCTACTTTTCTGAAATATCTTAAGCCCATTCCTTCCAAGGAATGGGATATCCTATACACAGAGAAAATGGGAGAAGCGTATAATTATGTTCAGTTTCTGGTAGTTCTGAACTAgattgttacattttttttttggtcttcctgTGCTTTGCTCCCAACAAGACAACCTCTGTTTCTATTCCTAAAGTTGATACTTCCCTCCTGTCAACTTCCCACTGAAAAAATCCTGCTAGAAGTAGTCTTCAGGAGGTGGGGTAAACTGCTGCTTTCCCCATGGAGCTCAGGTCCTTACTTTCTACTGTCACCTCTGTGGCCTCCTTGCAGTAGTCATAgggcttgaaagaaaaaacaaaaccaaaaccaaacaaaacttgaAGGATTTAAAATAATCCCCTATGATCTCTCTTCTTTTAACAAGACGGGTATATTCTCTATAATCTAAATCGTGCATTTTTAATATTAGGGAAGCTTGTTTAAAGTCCTTGCTTTGTATGACGTAGTAAATGGCTATTCCTTTCCACTTTGGGTCTATGCCAGAGTAGTTGCACAAAACTTTACATTCAGCGTTGTCTGCTAGATTTGGAAGCCTGACATCGAAGATTGAAGTGTCTATGATGATTGCATTTGCAGGTGCTGAAGTAAACTTAATCTGGTCTCAGGGATGAGAGAGAATGCAGTCAATTCAGGAGGAAATAACatggtttgcttttaaaatgtcatattttaCACTAAGGTCCATTTAAACTGTAACAgctttctgttattaaaaaaacaaaaggagggttaGTGGTGACCTTGTCCCAAGCCCTTCTAGACCAAAGTTTATGAATTCATCTGTTCTGGTTCTCTAGAAATCAGGGTATGGGTCTAGTATGAACCCGTGTCTTTTCTCAtgcttttcttgaaaactgaGAAGGATTAATTAGGATAAAACTGAGGTGACAGAGTATAAGACAGCTTACCCTTGGTAGTACAGCTAACAATAGCAGTAAAAGTAGTGTCACAGACACCCAGGGACCTGAGGTAACTATTCTTAGTGCTGCAGTTCAACAGACGCTCATTGGTCTGCTAGAGTGGACGTGGTAAAATCTCACTAGCTCTCGCAAATACAATGGAAATGGTTAAGAAATTACTGAGTCAGCAGAGATGTGGACCAGAACACATAGTTCCCTCAACCAGTTAAGTGTAAAATTGTGCATCCAGTTCCATATTCCCCTGACTTTGCCAGGAAACAATAGTATCTTTTAGTACCTCTAGTCATGTGTATCTACCTGCAGCTTCACAATTACACCTCAGTTTTCCTTGAAGGCCTAGGATCACAAGGCCTTCAAACTTGTCCTTAAAACTTGATGATGTCAAATATGTAAACCTTGAGAAACACGGAGTGGTTAATAAACCAAACTACTTTTAAGAGAAATTGGTAAAATCTGTCTCTGCGTTTGTAGCTGAAAATGATTACCGTGCAAGGCACTTAGTATACCTAGGTACAAGATGATGACTAGTAAGTTGGTTTAGCATGCATCTTCTTATTTCCCCACAGGGCTGTTCTGTTTGAGCATTATCAAAACAAAGTAACAAAGAGAATGTGAGCTTCCTAGGTTAGTTGGAGATTTTTATTCTGCAGGGGAACTGGATAATGCATTGCAGTTTAGCTCAGAATCTTtgataaaattttcaaaaaactcaaagcaaaacaaCTAATCAAGATCCCTATGGTGAGCTTGACTGATGCTTTTGAACTCCTTGCTTTTGCAGCTGTGGATGGAAAAGCACCACTTGCTACTggtgaagatgatgatgatgaagttCCAGGTAAGAACAAGCATGCAGCGGAGGAAAAAGAAGTGAATTTTGCTGAGAGATAACATGTATAGCATAAGATTGGGTCAAGGATGATAAGAGTGTTGACTAGCCACTTGCCGTTGCAGAATTTCTGTGGGCAGATTATGTTGTTGTTTTTAGACACCGTGAGAAACCTATTGGTTTGAGCTAGCATTTTTGACCTGTGTAGAAATTGTAGCTATGTCTTAAgataattatttcatattctgtAAGAAGGGTGGGAAGAAACTACCTTCTTGGTATCACTTTGCCCAGTTGCGGGCATGGTGAAATTAAATGCTCTTAGAATTGTGCTTTATAATGAACCATCCAAAACTTCGTTGAGTAAGAAGAATGAACCATGAAGCTCTTAAAAGTTATTTAGTCTGTATTTTATAAGCTGTAAGTTTTTTAATGTTGTGAGCACTTGATATGAAGTAGaaattagggaaaaaagaaacaaaatctgaagtGTTTGGCAAAGTGGAAGTGGGTCAAAATTTAATTTCaacattcttctttttctagatCTTGTTGAAAACTTCGATGAAGCTTCAAAGAATGAGGCAAACTGAACAAAGTGTCACTTTCTGAATAAAGTTAAAACTTGAAAAAGCTACGTGGAGCTGCTATTTTATATTGTGACTGctctgatttgatttttatttcctgatgaGATCTCAAGATCTGTGAGACTTGGAAATTCCTTGAACCTGCAGCTCTTTAGTTACTGCTTGTACACAATATTATTTTTGTGGCCTGATTGAACAAACTTATGCTTTGAAATGAGTGAGATTGCTAACAGATCTCTGCCTAGACACAGTTTTTGAGTAACTTGTACACAAGCAAACCCCTATCTTTAATGAACTTTGGCATACaataaaaatatagaagaaaCTTTCTGGTGTGGCTTCTTGtcataaaagcatgaaaaaatggCCATAAATATTAAATCATAAAAGGTCTTGTTTTCTGTAGAACATCCTCCTTTTGCAGAAAACTgtcttctaaaaaaacccaactttatgTGCATAATTGAGCATTTTAGACTTAATTGGTGAATTCCCAGTGTTTGCAGGTCAGAGCTACTTATTAAGAAATAGATCTGTATTCTAGAAATAATTATTGGTGGTTTAATACAACATAAACCATGCAAGTTGAGACAGAACTTTGCTTGGCCTTGAAGAACAGCGTCAAGCTGTTGGCATCTTAGAGGACTTTTTCTGTCTTCAGGGAATGTTAAGTAGGTATTTTGAGGATGTAACTATTTAGTGACTTAAATAATACTTTCctggtattttaattttacttatcTGAAAATGTCAATTATGTGGGGGAACAAAGTGTAGAAGGGGAAGAAGCCTTACTAGAATTGATAATGGCTCTTAATTTCTGTAGTTTGCATCTTCAGATCCATTAACTAATAATTATGTTTGGATGTTTCAGCAATATGTTCTTTCTATTGCTTTTGTGTGTtccagagaaagagaaggaacactTTTCAAATTCCAGTCTGACCTTTGCATAGCTGGAGCTTCCAAGGGTGAGGGCTAAACTTCATGTTTGGGAGCCTTTGGTGTTAGTGATAAATCAAATTGCTCCCATAACAGAAGCTAAGCTAGGAGAGAAGAATATTCACCACCAGCCTTCTAAGGTGGTCTGTAGAGCAAATACTTCTGGAAGTGGAGATTCATCCTGACTTGTGCAGGATAAAATTCAGCGTAAAACTTAGCTATCACCATAACAAAGTTCTTGTGCTGGGGAAAAGGTGGGGCTGTGCCTGACTTGCCAAGCGTGTTTGTCATGGTGTAAGTTATTGCTGTTGGGAAACAGTGGAGAAACTTGCTCAAGCCATGCAAGTCCTGTGGTTTGAGGTAAGACAGCAGTCTGATGTGAGCATGATGTGGCTGAAGTCAGGTACAAGAACTTGCAGTAATGAGTCCAGTTTACTTTATCTCAGTTTGCAAGTATTCTATCAGTAAATTACACTTTTAGcattgaattaattaaaataaaaaagtgcagtCATTGAACTGTGGCAATAAGGCAGAAAAACTAAACTGTGCAAACTTGAGTTTTGAAATGAGGGTGGTGACTTTAAGCTAATAGCCCTATAAAAGGTAAAGACCAAATCCTGCAGAGCTGTTTCCCACACTTCCTGTTAGCTGTCGAGTCAATAAAcgcatgctgattttttttttttttttttgagaaatcaaaAAATGTGTGTTGCCCACTCTGTGACTCAAATATTTAAGTCCTCAGAAGTACTTTAAGCCACTGTGGACTTCCTTATGAAATATTTCATACCAGTTTCTGTCTTATGAAGTGACTTAGTGTCCTGCTTAGATGGTCTAGACAATGTTGGCCTCTTCCCAACTAACAGACATGCTTGGTGCTTAAAAATAAGATCCTTGCTAAAACAGtgtctttgaaatgcaaaataatgctAATCCAGTGATAAGCAGCCATGTGATGCATCTGGAAGTCTACGTGCTATGTTGACTCCCAGTCAGGAAATACTGGGACATCTCTGCATCCCCAAACTCTGATTGAGGATCAAGATCAAAATGTGTTATTGATTATAGCACATTCTAAATGGATGTAGTTGTCTTGTTGGAAGTTTATAGTAGTCTTTGCATCTAACACTTAAATGCTCAAACCTGAACTCAATGCCGTAATTATTTTCTCTTAGTAAGGAGTTTGGTTGTGGTCGTCTTAGTCTGTCATTAACTGCTAGAAACTGAAAATAGTTGTGTTGATGTTTCTCATTAGCATGAACTTCTGTGTAACCAGACTGTAATTATGCCATTACGGATTCACATCTGTAGTCTAGCTCAAGGGAAATGGCTTCGTATCTCCATTCCAAATATCTTCAACAATGGAGAAACAAAAACAGATGCCTGCATTTCTATTGAAACAAAGGTTTGtttgagctttttatttttaaaaagctaaggGAATGTTCTGGTTCTGTCACATCAAGTTTTGTAACAGCTTGACTCCAATGCGGTAGTGGGTActaaagagattattttaataatttttgcaaAAGATTTTTAGATATATCTTCATAATTGTTAATCTTATGCTTCAAGGGCTTTGCTCTGGTTTTAAATCGGTATattctaataaaaaaacccaattaaaatCCTTTTGGAAGATGgtgaaattatgtattttatcaAGCTAGACTGGTGcacatgtaaaaatgaaaagctcCCTACTAtggtttcaaaaaaaaccaaacacattgttttaaaagctctaggagattttatttttttcagtcttgtgaGTTTGAGGTCATGCCTCTTAGAAAATGTTGACAGTGAGAATTTCACATAATTAGTAATGCATATTTAACATACATGACCAAGGAGGATCACTTGAGTTAGTTTAAAATGTTCACAGCGCAATAGCTCAAGTAACAAATCAATGCTTGTGTATCTTATTATGTTGATTTGCTGGGAGTGTGGGGGAAATTCATGTAGTTCCCACTTCCTGAAATTTTGTGCTAGTAACTGTTTTGTGGGTGGAACGTCATATAGGCATTTCTCCTTCCCTAAAGTGGTTTCCTGCTGAGAACTTCAATGTCACATTATGGTACAGATAGGGTAACAAAGGACACTTGAAACGAAGAGAAGAGCTTGTATTTGTTGTCAGAGGCAGTGGAAGaattagaaggaaaacaagatgTGATCAGAACAGCGGCTGAGAAATAAGCTTGTGTGTGTGAATGTTATAGGTGGTGGGAGGTGAGTGGGGGAAGTTGGTGTTTTTCACGGGAGGTGGAGGGAGTGACTGAGAAGCCAGGACCTGGAAGCAGGTCGATCATCCTGTTTGTCAGAATGGATTCAAATGAGTTATGAACCTGCAGAGTTAATATCCAGCACAGATAGGAAAGCCTACAGGGAAGTCTGTGTTGATGATGACTCGATTACAGCATTAAGTGGCTCGCAAGATGGTGATACATGTAAAGAAGAGAGACTTTAAGGtagatactttaaaatattagtaAGTACTCAACATGTGTTGGGCTTACATAAGTACGTACAGTGCGGCTCCTGATTTTTCTAAGCTATTCTTTGTTCCTTTTCAGATCTATTGTTTCAGCCTCAACCAGCAATTGGTGAGAGTTGCTGAAAAAGTTTTCCACTGGATGTGATAGCTGAAAGATCCTGACCTGTAACAGAGATTGGACTCTGTGAGGAAGCCCTTTTTTACACAAAAAGGAGCTGACCGTGCAGCTGAGCCAAGCTTACTTAGCTAAGGTGAACAGTCTATAGCACGAGGGAGTATCATTAGTTAGATCATGAGTTGAACTCAGTAACTTTAAAGATGGATAAAAAGTGCATGCATCTACAAGCTCTGAGAATCAGAAGTGTAACTATTTCCGTGTATTCTAATCAACTTTAAACTCCTTTTTGGTAGCATAAGCTACTTGTAGTCTCATCATGAAAGTCTTTCAGCGCTCTGTTATATTTTGCCTTCGCTTCAAGCATGGATCATCATTAGAGAATGTTACTGAATAGAATGAAGACATCTTGAGTAATACTGTTGCTGTATTGTCTTGCTACaatctgttggcttttttttggtgagaaatTAGTTTACCAGATGCAACTTACGTATTGCCTTTATATTACAGTGAAGGTATCCTGGCAATGAAAAAGCCGTTCTAACAATGTTTGTGTAGTGCAGGGGTTAATAGTACTTTTACAGATGAGTTACAACCCAACCTTTTTCATTACTAGTGAATCTGAACAAATCATGGGTTAATTAGTGTTGTAATGGTATAAGCACTAATCATTTTTATAGCGTATGTCTATTATTTCTTATGTAGGTGGAAGGCAGGCATTCTAGGACATCTGCTATATGCAGATTCTGGGCTGGTTGAAAGTCAGTTTGATCATGCAACTTGGTGCTTTCACTTTTGATATCCAATAACCAGCATTTGCAACACTTTTCTCACACAGTCAGAGATTTGATGTGCTGTGCAGGATACTGGCGGATAATGGTGGAAGTGGTTGCTGCACTTGAAATCCCTATTGCACATTTCTGTTAAGTATGAGTAGCggttttagggtgtttttttgggTACTAGAAAGATGTAGATGTGCCTTatgctctcctctccccattTTTAGAAGACACCTGAAGTGGAGTTGATCAGGTCTTACTTTCTTTGGTTGGAAACTTCTATAGTTGTTTATGGAGCTGCAACTGAGTTAATAATGTCTAGTGGTCTTGCGCTGGATGCTCAAAAAATTCAGCCATGTACACCTGAGCAGTTTCCTGCTTCACAAGCAACATACAACTTGTGGCAAGTGTTTGCACTTGCTTATTATCACTGGGTTTAAAATGTTGCATAAGATTAAGCAAGACTTGAAGGTGTTGGAAGTATCTACTGAAAGAGGAGGAACTCTGAGTTCAAGCCACAGCTCCAGGAACTGTTGCTAGTCCTGCTAtgctttcctttcatttccagCAACTGCATCAGGTAATTGCAGAGGTAACCGAGTACGGCTTGAGGGTCAGATCTTCTCTCAGCAGTAGCATTTTGCGGGCTGCTATTTTGCAATGAGTTCCTCATAACCTTGCATAAGGAAGACTGCTGCCACCTTTAAGGACCCAACCAAGATCCAGGAGGGCTTCCTGCACTCTTGACTCCTGACTGTGCAGGACAAAGATAATGTATAGATGGTTGTGTGGGCCAAAATCTATGCTGGATCTATGACATTAGTGTTTGACATTGACATCTGTGGTATTATACACCTATTGAGTGTAACTAGCACAGTAGAATGGTGTTGGTAACACTCATGGTGATTAAGATCTTCCTTGTCTTGTCAGTGTTGTTGCCCCTGCAGGACGAGCAGGAGTTAAAAGCAGTAATGCCTTAGTAGGGCCACTTACCTGAGCAGCCTGGCTCTGATACATAGTGAGCAGACTTGAGTGGGTAGGAACCGTATTTACAGTATTTGTTATGATCAACTACATTTTAAAGGCCTCTGCATTTGTGCTGATTTCTAACATGGTGTGGCTTCACCTATGCAGGTCAGTCAATTCACATTTTGTTGTGTTATAGTTGGGGGATTCATCTGCCCCCACCAGGCATGAGTCTTAGGTAAACATATGGTGAGAGACAGCTACTGCTCCTGATCCTGCAAAGGTAATGTGAACATGAGTGTTTATAGGATTCGTACCTATAATGAAAATGAGATGAAGTGGAAAAAATTGAGCAGTTGTGGCAGCAGAGTGGAAGGCTCATTGATCTGAGGTGTCTGAAGTTTTTGTCCCTGGGACAGTTGGCGTccaaagcagcagggaggagtCAATGTGAAAATTCATTTATTTCCCTTCTGGCTGCTTTGCAGCACTAAGAATTGGGAATCAGGAGACGGTGCGGTTCTTTCTGGTTTAGGGAAGTTCCTAAACAACATGAGACCAGTATAGCCAGCTCTTGCAGCTGCGGCTTGCCTTTAGCATATGTTGGGGGCAGCATTTGGATAAACAATCCCCATGCATGTCTGCAGCATTTCATGCTCCAGTAATTCCTACCCAGGGGTGATgatctttaagatttttttggtgtgtattttACTGTTTGTAGAAGCTGGGGTAGCCTACAGATCTCAGGATTCACTGAGTCACCTTCTTCcaccagcataaaaaaaaatcagacttgctTAGATGTGACCTCGTGCACGTATGCTCTGGTGTCTAGGCTGACCTCTGTCAGGAGCTGTAGACTAGATGGGTTGTCATTCTGCTTCAGTGTGTCGGCCTTCTCACATTCGTAAAATAGATCTTCTACTCCCATTAAATTTGTTCCTTATATTTGGGCATTgttctattttaattatttgtacCTTGAAAATTAAGCACTATTATTTGTTTCAAAACCTGgaattgtttttactttttcaattGTGTCCCATCTCTGTAGCTCCCTGGTTTCATCAGGAAATACGCTATATTTGACAGACAAACTATGGCAGCAGGCTGTAAGTTAAATTCCAAGAGGGACTTGAGCTTCAAGGACGCACCAGTGTATTTTCTGGGAGGCTGTGGATCTTCTTGAAACTGTCACATTTTATGTGAGCAGAAAAGCATAACACTTCTAAACAAAAGCCTTTTTGGAGACAATAGCAATGTTGTTATGCCTATGATCTTACCCTGTACTCGTGACAGACATTGTACCACAGATGCAGAATAGCTAGGCAAGCTGGTTTTGTgatgcattttcaaaagcaattgtGTTTTGAGTCATGTAGGTTATAACGTTTTAAATAATCTAGGTGTATCTTAGTGGCTACAAATGCTGAGTGCAGGGATTTACAGGGTTTAGCCAGAGCTTGCCCATTTTTAAACTGTGCTAGAAGCCTGTCCTGAGTGCTGGCACATCAAGTTTGCCTGCACATTGCACACCATCCAGTGCCCTCCAGCTGACAATAGTACAGA includes:
- the BTF3 gene encoding transcription factor BTF3 — protein: MKETIMNQEKLAKLQAQVRIGGKGTARRKKKVVHRTATADDKKLQFSLKKLGVNNISGIEEVNMFTNQGTVIHFNNPKVQASLAANTFTITGHAETKQLTEMLPSILNQLGADSLTSLRRLAEALPKQPVDGKAPLATGEDDDDEVPDLVENFDEASKNEAN